One Nicotiana sylvestris chromosome 12, ASM39365v2, whole genome shotgun sequence genomic window carries:
- the LOC104213568 gene encoding uncharacterized protein: MALPLGKLTILVGAGIVGSVLAKEGRLPNVSDFFSGAFKIALKQIRQDNSTNSTPKPKNDSLMQQVNSLRQELQLLASNRSVTIVTSSGSGSSRYTIIIVVVVMGYGYIWWKGWKLPELMFATRRSLSDACANVSKQLESVYTSISATKRHLASRIDRVNSKIDECVDNTAATRDEVSEIRGEVSKFSEDVQSVHQVVRSLGTKISRIEGRQNETNYGVEKLVAFVRSYEIGRVKEQIEASPSSLSRPALELPSVTPSTRAGPLSPSSSIEQPSPSASNASPKRPLHSAISASGLKELGGISDVVKVSSESSPQISSTVFTSEQSNENSGYSVFGRTFSGIGASFITRSRSAMQNFR; this comes from the exons ATGGCTCTCCCTCTCGGCAAGCTCACTATCCTCGTTGGTGCTG GCATTGTTGGATCAGTACTTGCTAAGGAAGGACGATTGCCAAATGTCTCTGATTTTTTCTCCGGCGCATTTAAG ATTGCGTTAAAGCAAATTCGACAAGATAATTCAACCAATTCAACTCCAAAGCCAAAAAATGATTCCTTGATGCAGCAG GTTAATAGCTTACGGCAGGAGCTACAACTCTTGGCTTCAAATAGATCTGTTACAATTGTGACATCAAGTGGATCAG GTTCTAGCAGATACACTATAATCATTGTTGTTGTGGTCATGGGGTATGGTTATATTTGGTGGAAG GGTTGGAAGCTTCCCgaattaatgtttgcaaccaggCGGAGCTTATCTGATGCATGTGCTAATGTATCCAAACAGCTTGAGAGTGTATATACATCTATTTCT GCCACAAAGCGTCATTTAGCTTCACGAATTGACCGCGTCAATTCTAAAATAGACGAGTGTGTGGATAATACTGCTGCTACAAGAGATGAG GTTTCTGAAATTCGAGGAGAAGTGAGCAAATTTAGTGAGGATGTCCAATCTGTTCACCAAGTTGTCAGATCACTG GGGACAAAAATTAGTAGGATTGAAGGGAGACAG AATGAAACAAACTATGGCGTGGAAAAGTTGGTTGCTTTTGTGAGGAGCTATGAAATTGGTAGAGTCAAGGAGCAGATTGAG GCATCCCCATCTAGCTTATCTAGACCTGCCCTGGAATTGCCATCAGTAACTCCCTCAACACGG GCTGGGCCTTTGTCTCCAAGTTCATCAATCGAACAACCATCTCCATCTGCTTCTAATGCATCTCCGAAG CGTCCTTTGCATAGTGCTATATCTGCCTCAGGCCTAAAG GAGCTTGGAGGTATATCAGATGTAGTCAAAGTGTCAAGTGAAAGCAGTCCTCAGATTTCCAGTACTGTTTTCACCTCAGAACAGAGCAATGAGAACTCTGGTTATAGTGTGTTTGGGCGTACGTTTTCTGGCATTGGTGCTTCTTTTATCACAAGAAGCCGCAGTGCTATGCAGAATTTTAGGTGA